One Thermoanaerobacter pseudethanolicus ATCC 33223 DNA window includes the following coding sequences:
- a CDS encoding Na+/H+ antiporter subunit E encodes MTNLIYFYTVLFIFWFASSGKTDFINLSLGFLASIFAMEVYKKFFYISKMKEINLIKFLLSFFNYIVNLIKNILMAGIQVTRIVLSREMKISPRIIKVRKKFKTNFGRVIAATTITLTPGTLTIDFYNDTFIIHALNSQNAEEMLEWPLEKVILELEDVFYGNGNT; translated from the coding sequence ATGACGAATCTCATATATTTTTATACTGTTCTTTTCATTTTTTGGTTTGCTTCGTCTGGAAAAACAGATTTCATAAATCTATCTTTAGGGTTTTTGGCAAGTATTTTTGCAATGGAAGTTTATAAAAAATTCTTTTATATTTCAAAGATGAAGGAAATAAATCTTATAAAATTTCTTCTCTCATTCTTTAATTATATAGTAAACTTGATAAAAAATATTTTAATGGCAGGAATTCAGGTAACGAGGATTGTCCTGTCGAGAGAAATGAAGATTTCACCGAGGATTATAAAAGTTCGGAAAAAATTTAAGACCAATTTTGGAAGGGTTATAGCTGCTACAACAATAACGTTGACTCCGGGCACATTGACAATAGATTTTTATAACGATACTTTTATAATACATGCTTTAAATTCCCAAAATGCTGAAGAAATGCTGGAATGGCCCCTGGAAAAAGTTATTTTGGAGTTGGAGGATGTTTTTTATGGAAATGGAAATACTTAA
- a CDS encoding monovalent cation/H+ antiporter complex subunit F produces MEMEILKTLGGIILCITIIISILASINRKGVLEKVVITNIVNTKTVALIFILSYIRNKPVFLDVAVVYALINFIAAIAVSKFFDGYHKQGD; encoded by the coding sequence ATGGAAATGGAAATACTTAAGACTCTAGGGGGCATAATCCTATGTATTACAATAATAATATCTATTTTGGCCAGCATAAATAGAAAGGGAGTTCTTGAAAAAGTCGTAATAACAAATATAGTCAATACAAAGACGGTAGCTCTTATTTTTATTTTATCTTATATTAGGAATAAACCTGTTTTTCTTGACGTAGCTGTAGTATATGCTTTGATAAACTTTATCGCAGCTATTGCAGTTTCCAAATTTTTTGATGGTTATCATAAGCAGGGTGATTAA
- the mnhG gene encoding monovalent cation/H(+) antiporter subunit G, protein MVILSYITFYMGIFFFVVSTVGVVRLPDLYSRLHAATICDTLGLGLVALSLTMMYGISIESLKLLFIVVLIWIANPVAAHLVSKAAYINKLPTVQGKFVIEEGEK, encoded by the coding sequence ATGGTGATATTATCTTATATAACCTTTTACATGGGAATATTTTTCTTCGTTGTTTCAACAGTAGGGGTAGTACGCCTTCCCGATTTGTATTCCCGGCTTCATGCAGCTACGATATGTGATACCCTAGGTTTAGGCCTTGTTGCTCTTTCGCTGACGATGATGTACGGTATTTCTATCGAATCCCTGAAACTCCTTTTTATAGTTGTTTTGATTTGGATAGCAAATCCAGTAGCTGCACATTTGGTTTCGAAAGCAGCGTACATTAATAAGCTGCCGACTGTTCAGGGGAAATTTGTCATCGAGGAAGGAGAAAAGTAG
- a CDS encoding Na(+)/H(+) antiporter subunit B, whose product MRWLEEAFNLLLLVILILCSLVVYIKKEIISAVVIFSIYSFVMAIVWLELKAPDLAITEAAVGAGITTILFVIAIKRMGGRWD is encoded by the coding sequence ATGCGATGGTTGGAGGAAGCTTTTAATCTTCTTCTGCTGGTGATATTGATTCTCTGCTCCTTGGTAGTATACATTAAAAAAGAAATAATCTCAGCTGTAGTTATATTTTCAATTTACAGTTTCGTGATGGCCATTGTTTGGCTCGAATTGAAAGCCCCTGACCTGGCGATTACAGAAGCAGCCGTTGGAGCTGGGATAACAACCATTTTGTTCGTCATTGCAATTAAGAGAATGGGTGGTCGGTGGGATTGA
- a CDS encoding MnhB domain-containing protein → MKKYIYFIISVSLFILLLFVNSELPPFGSGENTSYLNNYVVKKYVDDVLDDTGVLSSIAAILYDYRGFDTLGEATVLYTSVLAVSVMLKNEKKYYFRHTESTYLKTVSKLIFPFIFVYGIYITLYGHISPGGAFSGGVVIAAGFILIMLSYGKKYCEYFLDYYRASMIESLSMLWYITVGLFSVLAGYQFLSNKIAGIPTGVAGSVFSGGSIFLLNAAVAMKVFGTIYILFYFIALEEVER, encoded by the coding sequence ATGAAAAAATATATTTATTTTATTATTTCTGTATCGCTTTTTATACTTTTGCTTTTTGTAAATTCGGAATTACCACCTTTCGGTAGTGGAGAAAATACTTCTTATCTAAATAACTATGTTGTAAAAAAATATGTCGACGATGTATTAGACGATACTGGGGTTTTAAGCTCAATTGCTGCAATCCTTTATGATTACAGAGGTTTTGATACACTCGGTGAAGCCACTGTGCTTTATACGTCTGTGCTGGCGGTATCTGTGATGTTAAAAAACGAAAAAAAATATTACTTTAGACATACTGAAAGCACTTATCTTAAAACCGTAAGCAAATTAATATTTCCATTTATATTTGTTTACGGTATCTACATAACTCTTTATGGTCATATTTCACCTGGAGGAGCTTTCTCCGGAGGGGTTGTCATTGCAGCTGGTTTTATTTTAATAATGCTCAGCTACGGAAAAAAATATTGTGAGTATTTTCTTGATTATTACCGGGCTTCAATGATTGAAAGCCTTTCAATGCTGTGGTACATTACAGTAGGCCTTTTCTCGGTTTTAGCAGGATATCAATTTCTCTCAAACAAAATTGCAGGGATTCCAACGGGGGTTGCTGGCAGCGTTTTTAGCGGAGGTTCAATTTTTTTATTAAACGCAGCGGTGGCCATGAAAGTATTTGGAACTATATATATACTCTTTTACTTTATTGCTCTTGAGGAGGTCGAAAGGTGA
- a CDS encoding sodium:proton antiporter, which produces MKVLYGILNNYYYLAAFVLFCIGFYIILASPNLIKKVIGMNIMDTSVFLFIVASGYIKDGKVPIMSTSTPGPTVYVNPLTTAFVLTGIVIAVSKTAYALTLITKIHDFYGSIDIDNIYKSG; this is translated from the coding sequence GTGAAGGTATTATATGGAATTTTAAATAATTATTATTATTTAGCGGCGTTTGTTCTTTTTTGCATAGGGTTTTATATAATACTTGCAAGCCCCAATTTAATCAAAAAAGTTATTGGTATGAACATTATGGATACCTCCGTTTTTCTATTTATAGTGGCTTCTGGCTATATCAAGGACGGAAAGGTACCAATTATGTCAACATCAACACCAGGGCCTACAGTTTATGTAAACCCATTAACCACAGCTTTTGTCTTAACAGGAATCGTAATTGCAGTTAGTAAGACTGCATATGCTCTTACGCTCATTACTAAGATTCACGATTTTTACGGTTCTATAGATATTGATAATATTTATAAGTCCGGGTGA
- a CDS encoding complex I subunit 5 family protein, with amino-acid sequence MLVSILIGAMLGIIFTRDLFNLYVFVEITTIAACGIISIKNEKKAVEAALKYFILSSIASTSILLGLILIYNIGGYLHYDTLKSVLLESKDVFPKIISGSLVLIISGFSLKSALFPLHIWLPDAHSAAPTTSSALLSGLVIKVYVFAIIRLLNDVFGLMYTYTSILLEVLLALGNVGVFSGAVLAGFQNDIKRRLAYSSVSQMGYVFLGLGFNNQYGFEGALLQVLNHALAKSGLFLAAGWMVKFTGTRDIKGLEKISDKLPLTALCFSVCAMSLVGMPFTLGFLSKWHLAMAAIESGRPLQLIFIILSALLTLSYYFPIIVKAFTGDKSFERKLEFEKIKGGSLISILIFTFVIMFLGIYPKFLLKYLLQNMF; translated from the coding sequence ATGCTAGTTTCAATTTTAATTGGCGCTATGCTGGGCATAATCTTTACCAGGGACCTCTTTAATTTATATGTTTTTGTAGAAATTACAACAATTGCTGCTTGTGGAATTATATCTATAAAAAATGAAAAGAAAGCGGTGGAAGCTGCTCTTAAATATTTTATATTGAGCTCTATAGCATCTACCTCTATATTACTTGGCCTGATCCTCATATACAATATAGGTGGTTATTTACACTACGATACATTAAAATCTGTTTTGCTAGAATCTAAGGATGTATTTCCGAAGATTATATCTGGATCTTTAGTACTTATAATATCAGGATTTAGCTTGAAATCTGCTCTCTTTCCTTTGCACATATGGCTCCCCGATGCCCACTCTGCCGCCCCTACAACATCAAGCGCTCTATTGTCCGGATTAGTTATAAAAGTTTATGTTTTCGCCATAATACGCCTGCTAAACGATGTTTTTGGTCTAATGTATACATACACTTCAATTTTGTTGGAGGTCCTTTTAGCATTAGGCAATGTTGGTGTATTTTCTGGGGCTGTTTTGGCGGGATTTCAAAACGATATAAAAAGAAGGTTAGCTTATTCAAGTGTATCTCAAATGGGCTATGTTTTTTTAGGTCTCGGCTTTAATAATCAGTACGGATTTGAAGGAGCATTGTTACAGGTATTAAACCATGCCCTTGCCAAAAGCGGTTTGTTTTTAGCTGCAGGCTGGATGGTCAAATTCACTGGCACAAGAGATATAAAAGGACTAGAAAAAATCAGTGACAAATTGCCGCTGACAGCTCTTTGCTTTTCTGTATGTGCCATGTCTTTGGTGGGGATGCCTTTTACCTTGGGATTTTTATCAAAGTGGCACTTGGCTATGGCCGCTATAGAATCGGGAAGGCCTTTACAATTAATTTTTATAATATTATCTGCCCTTTTGACATTAAGTTATTATTTTCCCATCATAGTAAAGGCCTTTACAGGCGATAAATCCTTTGAAAGAAAGTTAGAATTTGAAAAGATAAAGGGCGGTAGTTTGATTTCCATTCTTATATTTACTTTTGTTATCATGTTTTTAGGCATTTATCCTAAATTTTTGTTAAAATATTTGTTGCAGAACATGTTCTAA
- a CDS encoding complex I subunit 5 family protein — MSSLSLLFILVLPIIGTLVIWPASKKNDKMGEIFVALICGICVLFAAFTPAGDFLSINTGFHSIRFTLGDINRIFLLFSTSIWCLVALFLTGYVHHMENRARFWGFFMLTLWSVIFVFLAGDLLTFYFFFELMALFSYFLIIHQESTEALSSGNLYIFTTFVGGLAVLGAILIIYNNVGTFEFEKLNLVIEHGGLKGYLALVLLFVGFGIKAGCLPFHFWLPRAHPVAPAPASALLSGVLVKSGVFGILQILRYTNSHYLGLVLIILGILSTLYGGFMALCDNYPKRLLAYGTISQIGYIFVSISATILAGAHSLVAPYLHIYAHGLSKTALFLAVGYIYLKTYEMKQLKNLTLVPLAAIALAGLNLAGFPGFIGYTAKILTKDLLLCLSTQGMFFHWVEVIFRLSGILTAAYLTKIFFCFYESYLKHRVKNPLSNQKEFNIMIFVLFLLVFMTIILGFLPIAASDVEINLYSPAKIIASIFDIITGIIVYLKFKGHIKRPVLIPQPSYRNTVFKLTGYFGNLVQRYIHLPISIDLSIALFGISIPLLYLLLILYLKPY; from the coding sequence ATGAGCTCATTGAGCTTACTTTTTATATTGGTACTCCCAATTATAGGTACGCTGGTAATATGGCCTGCCAGTAAAAAAAATGATAAGATGGGGGAGATTTTTGTCGCATTGATATGTGGCATCTGTGTATTATTTGCAGCATTTACTCCAGCAGGAGATTTTTTGAGTATAAACACAGGTTTTCACTCAATTAGGTTTACTTTAGGTGATATAAATCGCATATTCCTGCTTTTTTCCACCTCTATTTGGTGTTTAGTTGCACTTTTTCTGACGGGCTATGTTCATCATATGGAAAATAGGGCAAGGTTCTGGGGCTTTTTCATGCTAACGTTATGGTCGGTTATATTTGTTTTTTTAGCTGGAGATCTTTTGACCTTTTACTTTTTTTTCGAATTAATGGCTTTATTTTCTTATTTCTTAATTATACACCAAGAGTCAACTGAAGCCCTATCGTCAGGGAATTTATATATCTTTACCACATTTGTAGGGGGTCTTGCAGTTCTAGGTGCCATACTGATAATATACAATAATGTTGGAACTTTTGAGTTTGAAAAATTAAACCTTGTCATAGAACATGGGGGATTAAAGGGGTATTTGGCCCTCGTATTATTATTTGTAGGATTCGGGATTAAAGCAGGTTGCCTGCCTTTTCATTTTTGGCTCCCAAGAGCTCATCCAGTAGCGCCGGCTCCAGCCAGTGCCTTGCTCTCTGGGGTACTTGTGAAATCAGGAGTCTTTGGCATTCTGCAGATTTTGCGATATACAAATTCGCATTATTTAGGGCTGGTCCTGATAATTTTAGGAATTTTGTCAACATTATACGGCGGTTTTATGGCTCTGTGTGACAATTACCCCAAGCGTCTTTTAGCATATGGTACTATAAGCCAGATAGGATATATTTTTGTAAGTATTAGTGCAACGATTTTAGCAGGGGCACATTCTTTGGTCGCTCCTTACTTGCACATATATGCTCACGGTCTTTCTAAAACAGCATTGTTTCTTGCTGTTGGGTATATATATTTAAAGACTTATGAAATGAAACAACTAAAAAATCTTACTTTAGTCCCGCTGGCAGCAATTGCACTTGCGGGACTAAATCTCGCGGGATTCCCGGGATTTATAGGTTATACCGCAAAAATTTTAACAAAAGATTTACTTCTATGTCTTTCGACTCAAGGAATGTTTTTTCATTGGGTGGAGGTAATTTTTAGACTTTCTGGCATTCTGACGGCGGCTTATCTAACCAAGATCTTTTTCTGCTTTTATGAGTCTTACTTAAAACACAGGGTAAAAAATCCATTGAGTAATCAAAAAGAGTTTAATATAATGATATTCGTGCTGTTTTTGTTGGTTTTTATGACAATCATCCTTGGATTCTTACCAATTGCGGCTAGCGATGTTGAAATTAATCTATATTCTCCAGCTAAAATAATTGCATCGATATTTGATATTATTACAGGTATTATAGTTTATTTGAAGTTCAAAGGTCACATAAAAAGACCTGTATTAATACCACAGCCTTCATACAGAAATACAGTTTTCAAACTTACCGGTTATTTTGGTAATTTAGTCCAAAGGTATATTCATCTTCCTATAAGTATAGATCTCAGCATTGCGCTTTTTGGCATCTCAATTCCGTTGCTGTATTTACTGTTAATATTATACCTAAAGCCTTATTGA
- a CDS encoding transporter associated domain-containing protein, translated as MLNFWEKFKWRLPKNFARLVFFLEALLALFIISGVAISFLDLIRYLNLIISQPPLQTYEILRTFLGHILLLVIGLELVIMLVRHTPSSVVEVLLYAIARKIIMEAKTTLDVLIGVVALGGLFLLIKIYTPERLHAEKGAIVSSSMPIWEVNEIANVNIPENMANTIGGLISILASNEGKNIAIGQVFRINDAEISIYSMEGNLVRSVFVKRSEEANEVHC; from the coding sequence ATGTTAAACTTTTGGGAAAAGTTCAAGTGGCGATTGCCCAAAAATTTTGCGAGGCTGGTGTTTTTTTTGGAAGCATTGCTGGCTTTATTCATAATTAGCGGGGTTGCAATTAGCTTTTTGGACCTTATAAGGTATTTAAACCTTATTATAAGCCAACCACCATTGCAAACTTATGAGATATTGAGGACCTTTTTAGGTCATATACTTTTACTCGTAATCGGCCTTGAGTTGGTTATAATGCTAGTTAGGCACACTCCTTCAAGCGTGGTAGAAGTTCTTCTTTACGCTATAGCGCGAAAAATTATTATGGAAGCCAAAACCACCCTCGATGTCTTGATAGGTGTTGTGGCTCTAGGAGGTCTATTTTTACTTATTAAAATATATACCCCAGAAAGACTTCATGCAGAAAAAGGCGCTATAGTAAGTTCAAGTATGCCAATATGGGAGGTAAATGAGATAGCAAATGTAAATATTCCCGAAAATATGGCAAATACTATAGGAGGACTTATATCAATTTTGGCCAGCAATGAAGGGAAAAACATAGCTATTGGTCAAGTGTTTAGAATAAATGATGCAGAAATCTCAATTTATTCTATGGAAGGAAACCTAGTAAGGTCGGTTTTTGTCAAAAGAAGCGAAGAAGCTAACGAGGTGCATTGTTGA
- a CDS encoding FAD-dependent thymidylate synthase: MKMRKLTLEEERLLENFVTDVYGPVYFIHSLPEFIIPPINSKVSRRDTSWRLNILESLTDGDLNITDYIPKHNIPLEKAIQKAKEFHEKWVERFGHSSIAEQHLMHLCVEDVSRLLSGDIELMNRRPAFIEWSQRYQKPTRDKVVIPQELEEKPDLKEKFLKVWNNSYDAYEKLVEVLTEYLARAEEKKEGESEERFYNRISKIAFEDARYALLLATKTSFAVALNALDLQDIVRKLFVHPTKEAKLLAERIVEQGEKIAPSMLRHTAPTVYQLKVHDRLKNLASVVKEDELSDSNEDVILIDYTGKDSEYSPVDIVIMHILFTYSGKNFEAVRKTVKNMSEEEKSKILQQAVEDIGEFDHLIEAFKSIRFKFQLKISEANWHQLLRHRTIVFDYSEPTIENGFVIPPNIEKANASEILIEAIKASEELFIELKEKLPEVSPYVVTNAHKRLVLMNADLWAFDHFANLRCTNEAQWDIRNVSFKMLDLIKEVAPQLTTFMARRKKA, translated from the coding sequence ATGAAAATGAGAAAATTGACTCTTGAAGAGGAGAGGCTTTTAGAGAATTTTGTAACAGATGTATACGGACCCGTTTATTTTATACATTCACTTCCAGAATTTATCATACCGCCTATAAATTCAAAAGTGAGTAGAAGAGACACCAGCTGGAGGCTTAATATACTTGAGTCTTTGACAGATGGAGATTTAAACATAACTGACTATATACCCAAACACAACATACCTTTAGAAAAAGCAATACAAAAAGCGAAAGAATTTCACGAAAAGTGGGTGGAAAGGTTTGGACATTCTTCTATTGCTGAGCAGCATTTAATGCACCTGTGTGTGGAAGATGTGTCGAGGCTTTTGTCAGGGGATATTGAGCTTATGAACAGAAGACCTGCTTTTATAGAGTGGAGTCAGAGGTATCAAAAGCCTACAAGAGATAAAGTAGTGATACCACAAGAATTAGAAGAAAAGCCCGATTTGAAAGAAAAGTTTTTAAAAGTCTGGAACAACTCCTATGATGCTTATGAAAAACTTGTAGAAGTTTTGACGGAATATTTAGCTAGGGCAGAAGAGAAAAAAGAGGGAGAAAGTGAAGAAAGATTTTACAATAGGATTAGTAAGATTGCCTTTGAAGATGCGAGATATGCCCTTCTTTTAGCTACTAAGACAAGTTTTGCAGTGGCTTTAAATGCCCTAGATTTACAGGATATAGTGCGAAAACTTTTTGTACATCCTACTAAAGAGGCGAAGTTATTAGCTGAAAGAATAGTCGAACAAGGGGAAAAAATTGCACCGAGTATGTTAAGACATACAGCTCCTACTGTTTATCAATTAAAAGTTCACGATAGATTAAAGAATTTAGCGAGTGTTGTAAAAGAAGATGAGCTTTCAGATTCAAATGAGGATGTTATTTTAATAGATTATACAGGGAAAGATAGCGAATATTCTCCTGTAGATATTGTAATTATGCATATTTTGTTTACATATTCAGGTAAAAATTTTGAAGCAGTGAGAAAAACAGTGAAGAATATGTCCGAAGAGGAGAAAAGTAAAATCCTGCAGCAGGCAGTTGAAGATATAGGGGAGTTTGACCATTTAATAGAGGCATTTAAATCGATCAGATTTAAATTTCAACTGAAGATAAGTGAAGCCAATTGGCATCAGCTTTTAAGACATAGAACTATTGTCTTTGATTACAGTGAACCGACAATTGAAAATGGCTTTGTTATTCCTCCTAATATTGAAAAAGCGAATGCTTCTGAAATTTTAATAGAAGCAATAAAGGCTTCAGAGGAATTATTTATAGAATTAAAAGAAAAATTGCCTGAAGTAAGTCCTTACGTGGTAACAAATGCACACAAACGCTTGGTTCTTATGAATGCGGATTTATGGGCTTTTGATCATTTTGCAAATTTGAGATGCACTAATGAAGCTCAGTGGGATATACGGAATGTTTCTTTTAAGATGCTTGATTTGATTAAGGAAGTAGCTCCCCAGTTGACAACCTTTATGGCAAGGCGAAAAAAAGCTTAA
- a CDS encoding MazG-like family protein: MKTSFKEISLPKLNNLTPSLESTALKLMEEAGELAQAIGKFRGLNGENVTLSEKEIMEKISEELLDVAQVAVSMMFVLEEKYNINIEEKLKEHIEKLKRKGYIK; encoded by the coding sequence ATGAAAACCAGTTTTAAAGAAATAAGTTTGCCAAAGCTTAATAATTTGACACCATCACTGGAATCTACTGCCCTTAAATTAATGGAAGAAGCAGGAGAATTAGCACAAGCTATAGGAAAATTTAGAGGTTTAAACGGAGAAAATGTCACTTTAAGCGAAAAAGAGATAATGGAAAAAATTTCAGAAGAACTTTTAGATGTTGCTCAAGTGGCAGTTTCAATGATGTTTGTATTAGAGGAAAAGTATAATATAAATATTGAAGAAAAACTTAAAGAACATATCGAAAAATTAAAAAGGAAAGGGTATATAAAATAA
- a CDS encoding spore coat protein has product MYGNTQISDKDIMMNVLGSYKLAIEMFSHAAVESANESIRREYINLLNSTLEDQRTVWNAVNQRGWYPVKPAPPQDIQEARNKFRQPVGMM; this is encoded by the coding sequence ATGTATGGAAATACGCAAATTAGTGACAAGGATATTATGATGAATGTACTGGGCAGTTATAAATTGGCAATAGAAATGTTCAGTCATGCAGCAGTTGAGTCTGCAAATGAAAGCATAAGAAGAGAATATATCAATCTTTTAAATTCTACTTTAGAAGACCAAAGGACAGTTTGGAATGCTGTAAATCAAAGAGGATGGTATCCTGTCAAACCGGCTCCACCTCAGGATATACAAGAGGCAAGGAATAAATTTAGACAACCAGTTGGGATGATGTAA